One window of the Streptomyces asoensis genome contains the following:
- a CDS encoding DAK2 domain-containing protein — MAQVPQTFFDALAVRTWCGLALTALGRAREEIDAINVYPVADGDTGTNLYLTVESATTAVEAVFAGYAAGSGAGSAPAGKPSLADAARAMAHGALIGARGNSGTILAQLLRGMAQVLTAEGETPHTDGDGLRLALRHAADSARQAVAHPVEGTVLSVASAAAEAAEGAEGDCGTVARAAYRGACAALAATPGQLAVLEHAGVVDAGGRGLVAVLAALVETFTGEVPELSGAVSAAAAAAAAHGRVEAVHMADCADDGPDGAGGEDGEGGPAFEVIYLLEAEDTAVARLRQRLDALGDSLVVVGGDGLWNVHVHVDDAGAAVEAGVEAGRPYRIRITHFGADDAHTRGGERPPRERVQRAVVAVVPGEGLAGLYTEAGATTVLARPGEPPASGELVEAVRRAHAREVVLLPNDADLRHTAAAAAEQARTEGIRVALIPTRSAVQGIAALAVHEPDRRFDEDVVSMTSAAGATRYAEVTVAERQSWTMAGICQAGDVLGLIDGDVAVIGSDVTAAAETVLNRMLAAGGELVTLVLGDEAPEGVAEHLEARVREAYLAVDTVVYRGGRQGALVLIGVE; from the coding sequence GTGGCGCAGGTGCCGCAGACATTCTTCGATGCTCTCGCGGTGCGCACCTGGTGCGGCCTGGCGCTCACGGCGCTGGGCCGGGCGCGCGAGGAGATCGACGCGATCAACGTCTATCCCGTCGCGGACGGGGACACCGGCACCAACCTGTATCTGACCGTCGAGTCCGCGACGACCGCCGTCGAGGCGGTGTTCGCCGGGTACGCGGCCGGTTCCGGTGCCGGCTCCGCGCCCGCCGGGAAGCCCTCTCTCGCCGACGCCGCGCGCGCGATGGCGCACGGCGCGCTCATCGGGGCGCGCGGGAACTCGGGGACGATCCTCGCGCAGCTGCTGCGCGGCATGGCCCAGGTGCTCACCGCCGAGGGTGAGACCCCTCACACCGACGGGGACGGGCTGCGCCTGGCCCTCCGGCACGCGGCCGACTCCGCCCGCCAGGCCGTCGCCCACCCCGTCGAGGGCACCGTGCTGTCGGTCGCCTCGGCCGCCGCCGAAGCGGCGGAGGGAGCCGAGGGGGACTGCGGGACGGTCGCCCGGGCGGCCTACCGGGGGGCGTGCGCGGCGCTCGCCGCGACCCCGGGCCAGCTGGCCGTCCTGGAGCACGCCGGAGTGGTGGACGCGGGCGGCAGGGGGCTGGTCGCGGTCCTCGCGGCGCTGGTGGAGACGTTCACGGGGGAGGTGCCGGAGCTCTCCGGCGCCGTGTCGGCAGCCGCTGCCGCTGCCGCAGCCCACGGGCGCGTGGAAGCCGTGCACATGGCGGACTGCGCCGACGACGGGCCGGACGGTGCGGGCGGCGAGGACGGCGAAGGCGGTCCCGCGTTCGAGGTGATCTATCTGCTGGAGGCCGAGGACACGGCCGTGGCGCGGCTGCGGCAGCGGCTGGACGCCCTGGGCGACTCGCTGGTCGTGGTCGGCGGCGACGGCCTGTGGAACGTGCACGTGCACGTGGACGACGCGGGCGCCGCCGTGGAGGCGGGCGTCGAGGCGGGCCGGCCGTACCGGATCCGCATCACCCACTTCGGCGCCGACGACGCGCACACGCGCGGTGGTGAGCGTCCGCCGCGCGAGCGCGTCCAGCGGGCGGTCGTCGCCGTCGTGCCCGGCGAGGGCCTGGCCGGGCTGTACACCGAGGCGGGCGCGACCACCGTGCTCGCGCGCCCCGGGGAGCCGCCCGCCAGTGGAGAGCTCGTCGAGGCCGTACGACGGGCACACGCGCGTGAGGTCGTGCTGCTGCCCAACGACGCCGATCTGCGGCACACCGCCGCCGCGGCCGCCGAGCAGGCCCGCACGGAGGGCATCCGGGTGGCGCTGATCCCCACCCGGTCCGCGGTCCAGGGGATCGCGGCGCTGGCCGTGCACGAGCCGGACCGCCGCTTCGACGAGGACGTCGTCTCCATGACCTCGGCGGCGGGCGCCACGCGTTACGCCGAGGTCACCGTCGCCGAGCGCCAGTCGTGGACCATGGCCGGCATCTGCCAGGCCGGTGACGTCCTCGGGCTGATCGACGGCGACGTGGCCGTCATCGGCTCCGATGTCACCGCCGCCGCCGAGACCGTCCTGAACCGCATGCTGGCGGCGGGCGGCGAACTCGTCACCCTCGTGCTCGGTGACGAGGCGCCCGAAGGTGTCGCCGAGCACCTGGAGGCACGGGTGCGGGAGGCCTACCTCGCCGTGGACACGGTGGTGTACCGGGGAGGACGGCAGGGTGCGCTGGTGTTGATCGGGGTGGAGTAG
- a CDS encoding tetratricopeptide repeat protein has translation MSEITDFDSLRRAMAENGEQPEGPARNARAEQLLLEAERLDIPLAVIEALGHQLKVYNYSSEKAKMFVPFARLLRMWDERPEDFDEYETHSLHWVFKWMSAGMLDQPHVPLASVEKWLGEMEHRYRLAGHSARAVRSAEFSVAAHVGDVERAERAFTAWLAADRDTMADCHACELHGQGWWQAERGRDAEALAVWAPVLEGEYTCAHEPHTVLASSLLPLLRLSRVEEARAHHLRGFRLVRSMESMRGAYADHVEFCALTGNEARGLELLAERPAYFTDEGHPHSKLEFLSVVVLLMERLSELGLAGQRVPGPAGREWTAVELAGHARAEALALAARFDERNGTSYVSGRARARMAQRPLVERLPLGVRAARPAAAAAAPGATAPAPAAVQEAVEPDLAVLLAEAQRLSDTLQPHAVEAWARVARLAEEVEGVELEARDRAEIADHEAIGLGPEGAEAFEHAAELYAQAGDPGEALAARARAAYVRALAGEIDEALAAVAEPYDRVLALYAEGDTEVPQAAGVLMGRARILMRRVHEAEGEVVDEAVLAEAEAAVRELLALVDGRAGNDVRLAARVAEGHAMLAELATHSGNPEAGAELFARAAAEFIETGLPWFAVEYEARLAGLAHQLGDMREAERALRAALEHGGPYLEAVGRAQLHLQLAEVVGGRGEAEEAAEHALEAAHWADEAGAGPTLGAWARHQLGGFLVRQGRWAEAAEVLESALAELTAETHGDGAVVQTQWWLGDCLSELGEHRDAAERRLQAAEIARHWPEQHDHATLAHLAAESLGQAGLRTEADQAYARAGELWRGLGNVHGLVRSLRARAWLALRTEDGTDAARDLMTSAVEECADAFDAADDDEARLRLVAELGHTHRQFGDLLARSAAEDADDDSIRATLDEALSQMSEAVAVFVALGEDAVHARTGAELAAGWLETDLGRPVAAAARARAVLRAYADAEDDADTAADLGGEEAEDETARARRAEAEQLLHATEEQKDR, from the coding sequence ATGAGCGAGATCACGGACTTCGACTCCCTTCGCCGGGCGATGGCGGAGAACGGCGAGCAGCCGGAGGGCCCGGCCCGCAACGCGCGCGCGGAACAGCTGCTGCTGGAGGCCGAGAGGCTCGACATCCCGCTCGCCGTGATCGAGGCGCTCGGGCACCAGCTGAAGGTCTACAACTACAGCTCCGAGAAGGCGAAGATGTTCGTCCCGTTCGCGCGGCTGCTGCGCATGTGGGACGAGCGGCCCGAGGACTTCGACGAGTACGAGACGCACTCGCTGCACTGGGTCTTCAAGTGGATGTCGGCCGGCATGCTCGACCAGCCGCACGTGCCGCTGGCGTCGGTGGAGAAGTGGCTCGGCGAGATGGAGCACCGCTACCGGCTCGCCGGGCACTCCGCGCGGGCGGTGCGCAGCGCCGAGTTCAGCGTGGCCGCGCACGTGGGCGACGTGGAGCGGGCGGAGCGGGCGTTCACCGCGTGGCTGGCCGCGGACCGGGACACCATGGCCGACTGTCACGCGTGCGAGCTGCACGGGCAGGGCTGGTGGCAGGCGGAGCGGGGCCGGGACGCGGAGGCGCTCGCGGTGTGGGCGCCGGTCCTGGAGGGCGAGTACACGTGCGCGCACGAGCCGCACACGGTGCTCGCGTCGTCCCTGCTTCCGTTGCTGCGGCTGAGCCGCGTGGAGGAGGCCCGCGCCCACCATCTGCGGGGCTTCCGGCTGGTGCGGTCCATGGAGAGCATGCGGGGCGCCTACGCCGACCACGTCGAGTTCTGCGCACTGACCGGCAACGAGGCGCGGGGCCTGGAGCTGCTCGCGGAGCGGCCGGCGTACTTCACGGACGAGGGGCATCCGCACAGCAAGCTGGAGTTCCTGAGCGTGGTGGTGTTGCTCATGGAGCGTCTGTCCGAGCTGGGTCTCGCCGGTCAGCGGGTGCCGGGGCCGGCCGGGCGGGAGTGGACGGCGGTGGAACTCGCGGGGCACGCGCGCGCGGAGGCCCTCGCGCTGGCCGCGCGCTTCGACGAGCGCAACGGCACGTCGTACGTCAGCGGGCGGGCACGCGCGCGTATGGCACAGCGGCCCCTGGTGGAGCGGCTGCCGCTGGGGGTACGGGCGGCTCGCCCCGCCGCCGCGGCGGCGGCGCCCGGGGCCACAGCTCCGGCTCCGGCCGCGGTCCAGGAGGCCGTCGAACCGGACCTGGCGGTCCTGCTCGCCGAGGCCCAGCGGCTGTCCGACACGCTCCAGCCGCATGCCGTCGAGGCGTGGGCGCGGGTGGCGCGGCTGGCCGAGGAGGTGGAGGGCGTCGAGCTGGAGGCGCGTGACCGCGCGGAGATCGCCGACCACGAGGCGATAGGTCTCGGCCCGGAGGGCGCCGAAGCGTTCGAGCACGCCGCCGAGCTGTACGCGCAGGCGGGCGACCCCGGCGAGGCCCTGGCGGCACGCGCACGTGCGGCGTACGTCCGTGCGCTGGCCGGCGAGATCGACGAGGCGCTCGCGGCGGTCGCCGAGCCGTACGACCGGGTGCTCGCGCTGTACGCCGAGGGCGACACGGAGGTGCCGCAGGCGGCGGGTGTGCTGATGGGCCGGGCGCGGATCCTGATGCGGCGCGTCCACGAGGCCGAGGGGGAGGTGGTCGACGAGGCGGTTCTGGCGGAGGCGGAGGCGGCGGTACGGGAGCTTCTGGCGCTCGTCGACGGGCGCGCGGGGAACGACGTACGGCTCGCCGCCCGGGTCGCCGAGGGGCACGCGATGCTCGCGGAGCTGGCGACGCACTCCGGGAACCCGGAGGCGGGCGCGGAGCTGTTCGCGCGGGCCGCGGCGGAGTTCATCGAGACGGGCCTGCCGTGGTTCGCCGTGGAGTACGAGGCCCGGCTGGCCGGTCTCGCCCATCAGCTGGGCGACATGAGGGAGGCGGAGCGGGCCCTGCGAGCGGCCCTGGAGCACGGCGGACCGTATCTGGAGGCGGTCGGGCGGGCCCAGCTGCACCTCCAGCTCGCCGAGGTCGTCGGAGGCCGGGGAGAGGCCGAAGAGGCCGCGGAGCACGCCCTGGAGGCGGCGCACTGGGCGGACGAGGCGGGTGCGGGCCCCACGCTCGGCGCGTGGGCGCGGCACCAGCTCGGCGGGTTCCTGGTGCGGCAGGGCCGCTGGGCCGAGGCCGCGGAGGTGCTGGAGTCCGCGCTGGCGGAGCTGACCGCCGAGACGCACGGCGACGGCGCGGTCGTCCAGACGCAGTGGTGGCTGGGTGACTGTCTGAGCGAGCTCGGGGAACACCGGGACGCCGCCGAACGCAGGCTCCAGGCCGCCGAGATCGCCCGGCACTGGCCCGAGCAGCACGACCACGCGACCCTCGCCCACCTGGCCGCCGAGTCGCTCGGCCAGGCCGGTCTGCGCACCGAGGCGGACCAGGCCTACGCGCGCGCGGGCGAGCTGTGGCGCGGCCTCGGCAACGTCCACGGGCTCGTCCGCTCGCTGCGCGCCCGCGCGTGGCTTGCCCTGCGCACCGAGGACGGGACGGACGCGGCACGCGACCTGATGACGAGTGCCGTGGAGGAGTGCGCGGACGCGTTCGACGCGGCGGACGACGACGAGGCGCGCCTGCGGCTCGTTGCCGAACTCGGCCACACCCACCGTCAGTTCGGGGACCTGCTCGCCCGTTCCGCCGCCGAGGACGCCGACGACGACTCGATCCGGGCCACCCTGGACGAGGCGCTCTCCCAGATGTCCGAGGCCGTCGCGGTGTTCGTCGCCCTGGGCGAGGACGCCGTGCACGCCCGGACCGGCGCGGAGCTGGCCGCGGGCTGGCTGGAGACCGACCTGGGACGCCCCGTGGCGGCGGCGGCACGCGCGCGTGCGGTGCTGCGGGCTTACGCCGACGCCGAGGACGATGCCGACACCGCTGCCGATCTCGGCGGCGAGGAGGCGGAGGACGAGACGGCGCGGGCGCGGCGGGCCGAGGCGGAGCAGTTGCTGCACGCGACGGAGGAACAGAAGGATCGTTGA
- a CDS encoding HSP90 family protein, with protein MDSQTSQSSQASQQPHTFQVDLRGLVDLLSHHLYSSPKVYLRELLQNAVDAITARRAEEPDAPARVRLFAADGGLRVEDSGVGLTEADVHDLLATIGRSSKRAEGLQEVRSDFLGQFGIGLLACFVVAERIRVVSRSARTPDAPPVEWTARDDGSYTVRTLPHEERPEPGTTVHLVARAGAGEWLTEPRVLALARDFGSLLPYDVRVGDEAVTDLPAPWNRSYASPANRRVALARHCHELFGFTPLDSVELDLPVAGVRGVAYVLPSAVSPAQRAGHRVHLKGMLLTERGEQLLPDWAFFVRCVLDTDSLRPTASRESLYEDETLAAVREALGERIRSWLTGLAAGDPQRLAAFLEVHHLGVKSLARHDEEMLRTMLPWLPFETTDGRLSLEEFAQRHPVVHFTRTVEEYRQVAPIASAQGIGVVNGGYTYDSELVEALPSVRPGTVVAELDADTVTAHLDTVAAADELALAGFLAAARAKLDPLGCDVVLRAFLPLSVPALHLDDRGARHEQARAQAEAQADDLWAGILGSLRGSAPRARLVLNHLNPLIRRISSLNDPELIGTATESLYGQALLMAQRPLRPADSALLNRAFIGLLEWATHGESAHGEPTEEQGGH; from the coding sequence ATGGACTCCCAGACCTCACAGTCATCCCAGGCATCCCAGCAGCCTCACACGTTCCAGGTCGACCTGCGTGGTCTGGTGGACCTGCTGTCCCATCACCTCTATTCCAGTCCCAAGGTCTACCTGCGCGAACTGCTTCAGAACGCCGTGGACGCGATCACCGCCCGGCGGGCCGAGGAGCCCGACGCCCCGGCGCGCGTGCGGCTGTTCGCGGCGGACGGCGGCCTGCGGGTGGAGGACTCCGGCGTCGGGCTCACCGAGGCCGACGTGCACGACCTGCTGGCGACGATCGGGCGCAGCTCCAAGCGCGCCGAGGGGCTCCAGGAGGTCCGTTCGGACTTCCTCGGGCAGTTCGGCATCGGGCTGCTGGCCTGTTTCGTGGTGGCCGAACGGATCCGCGTGGTCAGCCGCAGCGCCCGCACGCCGGACGCGCCGCCCGTGGAGTGGACGGCGCGCGACGACGGCTCCTACACGGTGCGGACGCTGCCCCACGAGGAGCGCCCCGAGCCGGGCACCACCGTGCATCTGGTGGCGCGGGCCGGTGCCGGCGAGTGGCTCACGGAGCCGCGGGTGCTGGCGCTGGCCCGGGACTTCGGGTCGCTGCTGCCGTACGACGTCCGGGTCGGCGACGAGGCGGTCACCGATCTGCCGGCGCCCTGGAACCGGTCCTACGCCTCCCCCGCCAACCGGCGGGTGGCGCTGGCCCGGCACTGTCACGAGCTGTTCGGGTTCACGCCGTTGGACTCGGTCGAGCTGGACCTGCCGGTGGCGGGGGTCCGCGGGGTGGCGTACGTGCTGCCGTCGGCGGTCAGCCCGGCGCAGCGTGCCGGTCACCGGGTGCACCTCAAGGGGATGCTGCTGACCGAGCGGGGCGAACAGCTGCTGCCCGACTGGGCGTTCTTCGTGCGCTGTGTCCTGGACACCGACAGTCTGCGGCCGACGGCCTCACGGGAGTCGCTGTACGAGGACGAGACGCTGGCGGCGGTACGGGAGGCGCTGGGCGAAAGGATCCGGTCGTGGCTGACGGGCCTGGCCGCCGGTGATCCGCAACGGCTGGCGGCCTTCCTGGAGGTGCACCACCTGGGCGTGAAGTCCCTGGCGCGGCACGACGAGGAGATGCTGCGCACGATGCTGCCGTGGCTGCCCTTCGAGACGACCGACGGCCGGCTGTCGCTGGAGGAGTTCGCGCAGCGGCACCCGGTGGTGCACTTCACGCGGACCGTGGAGGAGTACCGGCAGGTCGCGCCCATCGCGTCCGCGCAGGGCATCGGGGTGGTCAACGGCGGTTACACGTACGACAGCGAGCTGGTCGAGGCGCTGCCGTCGGTGCGGCCGGGGACGGTGGTCGCCGAGCTGGACGCGGACACCGTGACCGCCCACCTGGACACCGTCGCCGCGGCCGACGAGCTGGCGCTGGCGGGCTTCCTGGCGGCCGCGCGGGCGAAGCTCGACCCGCTGGGCTGCGATGTCGTCCTGCGGGCCTTTCTCCCGTTGTCGGTGCCCGCGCTGCATCTCGACGACCGGGGGGCCCGGCACGAGCAGGCACGCGCGCAGGCCGAGGCGCAGGCCGACGACCTGTGGGCGGGCATTCTGGGCTCGCTGCGCGGGAGCGCGCCGCGCGCGCGTCTGGTGCTCAACCATCTCAACCCGCTGATACGGCGGATCAGTTCGTTGAACGATCCCGAGCTGATCGGCACCGCCACGGAGTCGCTGTACGGGCAGGCGCTGCTGATGGCGCAGCGCCCGCTGCGGCCCGCGGACTCGGCGCTGCTGAACCGGGCGTTCATAGGCCTCCTGGAATGGGCCACGCACGGGGAGTCGGCACACGGGGAGCCGACAGAGGAACAGGGCGGTCACTGA
- the recG gene encoding ATP-dependent DNA helicase RecG: MDLVPALKEPLEQPLKSVLGPATAKVMAEHLGLHTVGDLLHHYPRRYEERGQLTHLADLPMDEHVTVVAQVADARLHSFASAKAPRGKGQRLEVTITDGSGRLQLVFFGSGVHKPHKELLPGTRAMFSGKVSVFNRRLQLAHPAYELLRADTDESVETWAGALIPLYPATAKLESWKIGKAIQTVLPTAQEALDPLPDSLRDGRGLVSLPEALLKIHRPHTKADIADARARLKWDEAFVLQVALARRRHADAQLPAVPRVPAADGLLTSFDARLPFTLTEGQQKVSKEIFDDLATDHPMHRLLQGEVGSGKTLVALRAMLAVVDAGGQAAMLAPTEVLAQQHHRSVVEMMGELAEGGMLGGSERATKVVVLTGSMGTAARRQALLDLVTGEAGIVIGTHALIEDKVRFHDLGLVVVDEQHRFGVEQRDALRSKGKQPPHLLVMTATPIPRTVAMTVFGDLETSVLDQLPAGRSPIASHVVPAADKPHFLARAWERVREEVGNGHQAYVVCPRIGDDADEAADAKKAGRTKKKSPEDEAEKRPPLAVLDIAEQLAKGPLHGLGVEVLHGRMPPDDKDAVMRRFAAGDTDVLVATTVIEVGVNVPNATAMVIMDADRFGVSQLHQLRGRVGRGSAPGLCLLVSEMPEASAARRRLDAVAATLDGFELSRIDLEQRREGDVLGQAQSGARSSLRVLAVIEDEEVIAEAREEAARLVAADPELETLPGLRTALDALLDEEREQYLDKG, from the coding sequence ATGGATCTCGTGCCCGCACTGAAAGAACCACTGGAACAGCCACTGAAGTCAGTGCTCGGCCCCGCCACCGCGAAGGTGATGGCCGAGCACCTCGGCCTGCACACCGTCGGCGACCTCCTGCACCACTACCCCCGCAGATACGAGGAGCGCGGCCAGCTCACCCACCTCGCCGACCTCCCCATGGACGAGCACGTCACCGTGGTCGCCCAGGTCGCCGACGCCCGTCTGCACAGCTTCGCCTCGGCCAAGGCCCCCCGGGGCAAGGGGCAGCGCCTGGAGGTGACCATCACCGACGGCAGCGGCCGGCTCCAGCTGGTCTTCTTCGGCAGCGGCGTCCACAAACCCCACAAGGAGCTCCTGCCGGGCACGCGCGCGATGTTCTCGGGCAAGGTCTCGGTCTTCAACCGCCGCCTCCAGCTGGCCCATCCGGCCTACGAACTGCTGCGGGCCGACACCGACGAGTCGGTGGAGACCTGGGCCGGCGCCCTCATCCCGCTCTACCCCGCCACCGCGAAACTGGAGTCCTGGAAGATCGGCAAGGCGATCCAGACCGTCCTGCCCACCGCGCAGGAGGCACTCGACCCCCTCCCGGACTCGCTGCGTGACGGCCGCGGCCTGGTCTCCCTCCCCGAGGCCCTCCTGAAGATCCACCGCCCCCACACCAAGGCGGACATCGCCGACGCCCGCGCCCGGCTGAAGTGGGACGAGGCGTTCGTCCTCCAGGTCGCCCTCGCCCGCCGCCGCCACGCCGACGCCCAACTCCCGGCCGTCCCCCGCGTACCGGCCGCCGACGGCCTGCTGACCTCCTTCGACGCCCGTCTCCCCTTCACCCTCACCGAAGGCCAGCAGAAGGTCTCGAAGGAGATCTTCGACGACCTGGCGACGGACCATCCGATGCACCGGCTGCTCCAGGGAGAGGTGGGTTCGGGCAAGACCTTGGTCGCCCTCCGCGCCATGCTCGCCGTGGTCGACGCCGGCGGGCAGGCCGCCATGCTCGCCCCCACCGAGGTCCTCGCCCAGCAGCACCACCGCTCCGTCGTCGAGATGATGGGCGAGCTGGCCGAGGGCGGGATGCTGGGCGGGTCCGAGCGGGCCACCAAGGTCGTGGTGCTGACCGGGTCCATGGGCACGGCCGCCCGCAGGCAGGCACTGCTCGACCTCGTCACCGGAGAGGCCGGCATCGTGATCGGCACGCACGCGCTGATCGAGGACAAGGTCCGCTTCCACGACCTCGGGCTGGTAGTCGTCGACGAACAGCACCGCTTCGGAGTCGAACAACGCGACGCTCTGCGCAGCAAGGGCAAGCAGCCCCCGCACCTGCTCGTCATGACGGCCACGCCGATCCCGCGCACCGTCGCCATGACCGTCTTCGGCGATCTGGAGACGTCCGTCCTCGACCAGCTCCCGGCCGGCCGCTCGCCCATCGCCAGCCATGTCGTCCCGGCCGCCGACAAGCCGCACTTCCTGGCCCGCGCCTGGGAACGGGTCCGCGAGGAGGTCGGCAACGGCCATCAGGCGTACGTCGTCTGCCCGCGCATCGGCGACGACGCCGACGAGGCGGCCGACGCGAAGAAGGCCGGCAGGACCAAGAAGAAGTCCCCCGAGGACGAGGCGGAGAAGCGGCCGCCGCTCGCCGTCCTGGACATCGCAGAGCAGCTCGCCAAGGGCCCCCTGCACGGCCTCGGGGTCGAGGTCCTGCACGGCCGCATGCCCCCCGACGACAAGGACGCGGTCATGCGCCGCTTCGCCGCGGGCGACACCGACGTCCTGGTCGCCACGACCGTCATCGAGGTCGGCGTCAACGTCCCGAACGCCACCGCGATGGTGATCATGGACGCCGATCGCTTCGGCGTCTCCCAGCTGCACCAGCTGCGCGGTCGCGTCGGCCGGGGCTCGGCGCCCGGTCTGTGCCTCCTGGTCTCCGAGATGCCGGAGGCGAGCGCGGCCCGCCGGCGCCTCGACGCCGTCGCCGCCACCCTCGACGGCTTCGAACTCTCCCGGATCGACCTCGAACAGCGCCGCGAGGGCGACGTCCTGGGCCAGGCCCAGTCCGGCGCCCGCTCCAGCCTGCGCGTACTCGCGGTCATCGAGGACGAGGAGGTCATCGCGGAGGCGCGCGAGGAGGCGGCCCGGCTGGTCGCCGCCGACCCCGAGCTGGAGACCCTGCCCGGCCTGCGCACGGCCCTGGACGCCCTCCTCGACGAAGAGCGGGAGCAGTACCTGGACAAGGGCTGA
- the rsmD gene encoding 16S rRNA (guanine(966)-N(2))-methyltransferase RsmD: MTRVIAGAAGGRRLAVPPGTGTRPTSDRAREGLFSTWQSLLGGPLGGERVLDLYAGSGAVGLEALSRGAGHTLLVEADARAARTVRENVKALGLPGAEVRAGKAQQIIQTPPADPYDLVFLDPPYAVSNDDLREILLTLRSGGWLAADALVTVERSTRGGEFPWPDGFEALRARRYGEGTFWYGRAASTCEDAR; this comes from the coding sequence ATGACCCGCGTGATCGCCGGCGCAGCCGGTGGACGTCGCCTGGCGGTCCCGCCAGGCACCGGCACCCGCCCCACCTCCGACCGCGCACGCGAGGGTCTCTTCTCCACCTGGCAGTCCCTGCTGGGCGGCCCCCTCGGCGGCGAACGCGTCCTCGACCTGTACGCGGGCTCCGGCGCCGTGGGCCTGGAGGCCCTCTCCCGGGGCGCGGGCCACACCCTCCTCGTCGAGGCCGACGCCCGGGCGGCCCGCACCGTCCGGGAGAACGTGAAGGCTCTCGGCCTGCCCGGCGCCGAGGTCAGGGCCGGCAAGGCCCAGCAGATCATCCAGACACCGCCGGCGGACCCGTACGACCTCGTCTTCCTCGATCCCCCGTACGCCGTCTCGAACGACGATCTTCGGGAGATTCTGCTCACACTCCGCTCGGGGGGCTGGCTCGCGGCCGATGCTCTCGTCACCGTGGAGCGCAGCACCAGAGGCGGGGAGTTCCCCTGGCCGGACGGCTTCGAGGCACTTCGGGCCCGTCGCTACGGCGAGGGAACGTTTTGGTACGGTCGCGCCGCCTCTACGTGCGAAGACGCACGATGA
- the coaD gene encoding pantetheine-phosphate adenylyltransferase produces MRRAVCPGSFDPITNGHLDIISRASRLYDEVYVAVMINKAKKGLFEIDERIDLIRQVTAEYGNVRVEAFHGLLVDFCKQRDIPAIVKGLRAVSDFDYELQMAQMNNGLSGVETLFVPTNPTYSFLSSSLVKEVATWGGDVSHLVPPLVLEALGERLRKD; encoded by the coding sequence GTGCGCCGTGCCGTCTGTCCCGGGTCGTTCGACCCGATCACCAACGGACACCTCGACATCATTTCCCGCGCTTCTCGTCTGTACGACGAGGTCTATGTCGCGGTCATGATCAACAAGGCCAAGAAGGGCCTGTTCGAGATCGACGAGCGGATCGACCTGATCCGCCAGGTCACCGCCGAGTACGGCAACGTCCGGGTCGAGGCCTTCCACGGCCTCCTCGTCGACTTCTGCAAGCAGCGCGACATCCCGGCCATCGTCAAGGGCCTGCGGGCGGTCAGCGACTTCGACTACGAGCTCCAGATGGCCCAGATGAACAACGGCCTGTCGGGCGTCGAGACGCTGTTCGTGCCCACCAACCCCACGTACAGCTTCCTCTCCTCCTCCCTGGTCAAGGAGGTCGCCACCTGGGGTGGCGACGTCTCCCACCTGGTGCCGCCGCTGGTCCTGGAAGCACTGGGCGAACGGCTCAGGAAGGACTGA
- a CDS encoding ATP synthase F0 subunit B, whose product MDVQKKLDEIVTAVSSARSMPMSASCVVNRADLLALLEEVRAALPDSLAQAEELIGGREQMVEQARQEAERIISTAHAERGSLISDTEIARRSRSEADRILDEARKEAEEVRAEADDYVDSKLANFEVVLTKTLGSVGRGREKLLGTGPGTDENGYEDEDAPERSHDPETLRRDADAYVDTKLGAFEAVLAKTLDAVGRGRQKLHGRIASDDLGALSDDATTFQHSSDADYLADLTALAEQDAAAAQPVQQSYDQQEPQPAYGYQQQADPYGGYQQQPQQGYGQQDAYGYQQQADPYAYQGYDTQQAPYDPNQAVQQPQQQVQQGYALDETSLFDTGMISAEQLRAYEQERGL is encoded by the coding sequence GTGGACGTGCAGAAGAAGCTCGACGAGATCGTCACGGCGGTCTCCAGTGCCCGGTCGATGCCGATGTCGGCCTCGTGCGTGGTCAACCGCGCGGACCTGCTCGCCCTGCTGGAAGAGGTGCGCGCGGCCCTTCCCGACTCCCTCGCCCAGGCCGAGGAGCTGATCGGCGGCCGTGAGCAGATGGTGGAGCAGGCCCGCCAGGAGGCCGAGCGGATCATCTCCACCGCGCACGCCGAGCGCGGCTCCCTGATCTCCGACACCGAGATCGCCCGCCGCTCCCGGTCCGAGGCGGACCGCATCCTCGACGAGGCCCGCAAGGAGGCCGAGGAGGTCCGCGCCGAGGCCGACGACTACGTCGACTCCAAGCTCGCGAACTTCGAGGTCGTCCTCACCAAGACGCTCGGTTCCGTCGGCCGCGGCCGCGAGAAGCTCCTCGGCACCGGACCCGGCACCGACGAGAACGGCTACGAGGACGAGGACGCCCCCGAGCGCAGCCACGACCCCGAGACCCTGCGCCGCGACGCCGACGCCTACGTCGACACCAAGCTGGGCGCCTTCGAGGCGGTCCTCGCCAAGACCCTGGACGCGGTCGGCCGCGGCCGCCAGAAGCTGCACGGCCGTATCGCCTCGGACGACCTCGGCGCCCTCTCCGACGACGCCACGACGTTCCAGCACTCCTCCGACGCCGACTACCTCGCCGACCTGACCGCCCTCGCGGAGCAGGACGCCGCGGCGGCGCAGCCCGTCCAGCAGTCGTACGACCAGCAGGAACCGCAGCCGGCGTACGGCTACCAGCAGCAGGCGGACCCCTACGGCGGCTACCAGCAGCAACCGCAGCAGGGCTACGGCCAGCAGGACGCGTACGGCTACCAGCAGCAGGCCGACCCGTACGCGTACCAGGGCTACGACACCCAGCAGGCCCCCTACGACCCGAACCAGGCCGTGCAGCAGCCCCAGCAGCAGGTCCAGCAGGGATACGCCCTCGACGAGACCAGCCTCTTCGACACCGGCATGATCAGTGCCGAGCAGCTGCGCGCCTACGAGCAGGAACGCGGCCTGTAG